From Hoeflea sp. 108:
TCAGGTATTTGGCGCGGCGGCCGAGGGAGGCGATCCGGTGGCCGGCAAGCCGTTCCGAGAAGCGCTCGGGGAAGGGGTAGCGCAGGTTTGGCCTGCGGGTCTCGACACGCTCGATGCGCGCGCCCTCGAGCACCGGCTGCAGACCACGCCGGACGGTTTCGACTTCGGGCAGTTCAGGCATGGGCGTCGATCGATTTCAAGAATGAGGTTCCGTGCCGACCAGCGGGCAGGCCAAGATGTTCGGCGACGGTCGCACCTATATCGGCAAAGCTGAGCCTGAGCCCGACGTCGCCGCCGGCAAGGCCAGGCGCCAGGCCGATGACAGGGATGCGCTCGCGCGTATGGTCGGTGCCGCGCCAGGTGGGATCGTTGCCGTGATCGGCGGTGAAGATGATGAGGTCGCCGGGCCTGAGCTTTGCCAATGCTTCGGGAATGCGCCTGTCGAAGGCTTCAAGCGCTGCGGCATAGCCAGGCACGTCGCGGCGATGGCCGAACTCGGTGTCGAAGTCGACGAAATTGGCAAAGACCAGATCGCCGTCGCCGGCATCGTCCATGGCACCGAGCGCCTTGTCGAACATTGCCATGTTGCCGACGCCCTTGCGCACTTCGGAGATGCCGCGATGGGCGAAGATGTCGCCGATCTTGCCGATGGCGATCATCTTGCTGCCTCGCTCGGTCAGGCGATCGAGCAGCGTCGGCTCAGGCGGCGGCGTGGCGTAATCCCTGCGGTTCGGCGTGCGCTCGAAGGTCTCGCGGCTCTCGCCAATGAAGGGGCGGGCGATAACTCGGCCGATGTTGAGCGGATCGACGAGACGGCGCACCACCTTGCAGAGCTCGTAGAGCCGCTCGAGGCCGAAATGGGTCTCATGGGCGGCGATCTGGAGGACGGAGTCGACTGACGTGTAGCAGATCGGCTTGCCGGTGCGGACATGCTCCTCGCCGAAGCGCTCAATGATCTCGATGCCCGACGCATGGCAATCACCGAGGATGCCGGGCACCTCGCCTTCGCGGATGATCGCGTCCGTCAGCGATGCGGGAAAGGCCGGAACTTCTTGCGGGAAATAGCCCCAGTCGAAGGTCACGGGCACGCCGGCCATTTCCCAGTGACCCGACGGCGTGTCTTTGCCACTGGAGATCTCCTGTGCCGCGCCAAAGACGGCGCCGGGGGCAAGCCCGGTGTCGCCGCCGAACCTGAAGCCGGTCGCGATCCTCGACGCTTCGCCGAGGCCGAGCGCCGTCATGTTCGGAATATGTAGAGGTCCGCTGCGCAGGCCTTCACGTTCACCGCGGCCTTCGGCGCAAGCGCTCGCTATGTGGCGGAACGTGTTGGAGCCGGTATCGCCGAACAGCTCGGCGTCGGCCGCGCCGCCGATGCCGAAGGAATCCAGTACGAACAGGAATGCACGCGCCATCTATGTCGGGTTCCCGGTTGCCGGCTCATTGTCTTGACGCAATTCCGGATGGAAAACCGCTTTATACTTTTCCCGGAATTGCTCTCGTCCAGACATAAGATCAGCTGCCTGACTTGGCAATCGGGCGGCACGCGCCAACCGAGGCCGACGGCAGTCGACCGGTCTTCCGGGGGACTTCAGCAGTCAGCGCAGGGCACGGTAGCGCTTTGGCGCGGGCGCAGATAGTAGGTTTCGGTCATGGGAATGGTGTCGAATGCCGCTGCAAGGCCCAGCACCGGTTTGTCCTCTGCAGCCCAGGCGATGACAGGCTTGTAATCAAGATCGCTGTCGACTCGGATCAGGAAACCGCCGGGGGTCAGCAGGGCAGGCGGAACGGTGGTCGGCGTCCCCTTGGGGAGGGCCGTGCTGGTAACTCCATCGACGAGTTTCCGCGACCATGCGACCTTTACAGTCGGGGTGGCATCGGTCGACATCTCGATGGCGGTGATGGTGATCTTGCCTGAACTGCGATTGTAGGGCTGCAGGATCGACTCGCCGATCTTCAGCACGCCGTTGACCTCGGAAACGGAAATATCCTGCTGCTGGGTGACCAGATCGGCAACCATGGAGCCGACACGGCTGACCTTCTTGTTGATTTCGATCGCCTGGGAGACTTCCATCGTGACGAAGTACAGGCAGAGCATGATTGGCGCGACGAACGCGAACTCGATTGCTGCAACGCCGCGTCGATCGGAGGCCAGCTTTCCGGCGTGCCTGAACCATGCCGTTACAGACCCGCCGATCGCCTCGATCCCGGCCAGGAATGCGCGCCTTTTCATTGTCTGAATTTCTCCAGGCTCGAGGTTCGGGTCAGTTGTCATTGAACGGCTCGTTCTGCCATGTGGCAGTGGCGAACTGCAGCGTGTAATTGTCCTTCAGGTTCGACATGGAGGCGCGCATGAAGTCGGTGATGACGGGCCATTTGTAGAATACCCGCAACATGTTCTTGGACAGCGCCGGGCCTGGTGCGACGCCAAAGCCTGTTGTGTCGATGTCTCTGTCACTGGTCAGCTTGATCCGTTCTTTGGCCGCATCGGCAAACGTCGCGTAGCTGCGCAGGTCGACCAACAAGCCGGGACATCCCTTGGCGACGAGCACTTCGAGACGGCCGCAGATCTTCTGCTTGATCACGATCTCGTTGACGTCATTCCTGCTGACCTGGCCGGTACGCAGTTCGCGCGCTACCTCGTCGACCGCATTCGACAGCACTTGCTGGCCGGCGAACGCAATACAGCTTTCAAGGATTGCAAAAACGAGCATCGAAAAAGGGATCGCGAGCATGACGAATTCGACTGCGACGCTACCGTTCCGGTCACGCAAGAACCGCGCGAAGAACCCCCGTCGCTCGGTTTTTTCGTGCTGATTCATTGAAGTTGCAGTGCCGTTCATATCCAGGCCGCCCCATTGCCCGGCGGACATTAGCGGAAAGCCATTTAGGCCGAGTTTGGATGAAACGGAAAATTACACTGAATATCTTTACCGTGCGCTAACGAAAGGCCGTCGATGTCGTCGGACGCCGCAAGCCTTATTGGCCGCTCATCTCGCTTTCCGACATGCGTTCGGCATCGCTCTTGAAAGCACCTTCGCAATATGGCGTACACGACAAGGTTTGCACTTCGGAACGCCTGTAGATGCGAACCGACGACGCGGCGTGCCGGCTGACGGTCACCTGCTCGTCGACGATCGGCGTGCCTTCGGCGTCGAGCACAACCAGATTGGTGACGCCAAAGCCTTTGCCGGTGAGAACGATCGTCGATGCGTCCTGGACCGAGGCATCGGCGATGGCAGAGTTGCCAACCACGATGGTGTCGGCGGGCCTTGCCAGCCGGACAATCTTGGCCTGGTTCATTGTCACTTCGATGCCGGCTCCAGCCAACGCAGGAATGGCCGCGCTCGCCGACGCGATGACGACGAATGCCCAAATGAGGGTTCTCGACCTTGCCATTGAAATGCCTCTGGTGACTGGACGGACAGGCTGCTCAACGGAAGATGAACGATTTTGGTGAACCAAGGGTTAAGCCGTTTGGGGCCTCAACTCTTGGGTGAATTGAGGGCGGCCAGTTCAGTTGGCCCGGTCTCGGCGAAGCCATCCAAATTGCCCGCACAAATCGCGCCGATTACTTTAGCTGGCGGTTAACCACGCGGCTGCAATGCACTCTGAAAGGTTTCGCTAAGGCTGTTTCTTAAGTCGATCGAAACGGCTCCCCGATAGGTTGCAGTCATCCGATCAACGACAAAAGAAATCGTGACGGAAGTGCTGTAACACGGAGCAAGGAGCATACGATGTCGAAACTCATCGCACGTTTTGTGAAGGACGAATCCGGCGCGACCGCCATCGAATACGGTCTGATCGCCGCCCTCATCGCAGTTGCCATCATCGCCGGTGCCGGCTTTGTCGGTACGTCGCTGAACACGAAGTTCACGACGATCTCGAGCAAGATCGACGCTGCTGGTACCACCACCCCGTAAGTTAATATCTGTCAAACAGCGTACTTGTTAGGTGCGCACAGAAGGCCGCCTTTGGCGGCCTTCTTGCATTTATGGGCGCTTGAGCGACTTCACGTCAGATTAATCCGCTGGCCATAGAGTTGTTCCTCAAGCTAGCAATTGGGTCTCTCGATGCTCGAAGCGCTGATCCTGGTCGTCTTTCCGTTCTGCATGGTCTATTCGGCGCTGTCCGATATCATGTCGATGACTATTGCCAACCGTGTCTCATTGTTGTTGCTCGGCGTTTTCCTTGTCGTCGCGCCCCTCACTGGCATGGGCTGGGTCGAGGTTGGAATGCATTTCGCCGCCGGCGGCCTGTTGTTGCTGGTGACCTTTTCGCTGTTCGCACTGGGTGGAATGGGCGGCGGCGATGCCAAGCTGATTGCTGCAACCGGGGTTTGGATGGGGTTCGGCATCCCCTTGATGCAATATCTGCTGACCGCCGCCGTGCTCGGTGGTTTTCTGACACTTGCTATCCTGGCCTATCGCAGCTCCATGCTTTCGGCCGTCACAAGTCAGCGCGTTGTGTTCAGGAATCTGTCCAAGGACGCTGGTGGAGTGCCTTACGGGATCGCTCTGGGGATCGCCGGTCTTCTCACTTATCCCTCGTCTCCGCTGATGGTCTGGGCTATCGAGCGACTTTCGGCACAATGATGCGATCTGACGGGTAACTGTCCGTTAATCATGTCCATAAGCATCGCGTTAACCATAATTTGACGTTTGTCTAGTCAAAGTCCGGCTTGGCTTCATGGGTTGCCAGGGCGAGGTTCGGACAATGGCTGCATCGCGACTGATGATACTTGGCGTGGCAGTGGCCGCTGCGGGCGGTGCTGGCTATGTGGCCAAGAACATGTCCGCGCCACCTCCGCCCGAGGCCGCTGTCGAATCCAGCGTGCAGCAGCAGCCCCAGATTGCACTTACCGACGTTCTCGTGCTCACAGGCGACGTGCCGATGGGGGGCGTGATCGAAAGCAACATCGCCTGGCAGCCCTGGCCGAGCGATGCGGTCAATCCTGCCTTCATTACCCGCAGCACAGACCCGGATGCGGTTGAAAAGCTCAAAAGTTCCGTCGCGCGGCTGACGATGTACAGCGGTGAGCCGCTGCGCAAGTCGAAGCTTGTCGGCGAAGGTCAGAGTTTCATGTCGTCGGTGTTGCCGGCAGGCATGCGAGCAGTTGCGACAACGATTTCGGCGGATACGTCGGCCGGTGGTTTCATCCTGCCGAACGACTATGTCGACGTCATCATGACGCGCCGAAACGATGCTTCCAAATCCGGCGCCGGCTTCACCACCGAAACAATCCTGCAGAACATCCGGGTTTTGGCGATCGACCAGACCATCCAGGAGGATGAGGAGGGGAAGAAGGTAAAGGTGGGCCAAACAGCCACGCTGGAACTGACGGCGCAGCAGGCTGAGATCATCACCGTCGCCCAGCAGATGGCCGACAGATTGACCCTGGCACTCCGTTCGGTGGCAGACGCTCAGCAGAAGGACCTGACAGAGGCCGACTACCTCGTCTCCAGCAGCGGCAGGCGAGGCACCGTGCGCCTCATCAAGTCGGGCGAAATCTCGGAATCGGGAGTACAGAAATGAAGTCCTGCACGAGACTGCTCGCCACGACCGTCGCGATGATCGCTACCCTCGCAGCTGAGCCTGCGGCATTTGCACCGGCAACCGCCGAGGCTGCATCGCGGGCCCAGGTGGGATCGAACACAGCGAGCCAACGCGTCAAGCTCGGCCTCAACAAATCGGTGGTCATCGACCTGCCGTCGGACGCCTATGACATCCTGGTCGCCAACCCGACGGTCGCCGATGCCGTCACCCGCACGGCGCGCCGCATCTATTTGTTCGGCAAGGCCGTCGGACAGACCAACATCTTCGTCTTCGGCCCCAACGGTGAACAGATCGTCAGCCTCGATCTGGCCGTAGAGCGCGACGTCGCCGGCCTCGAGGACTACATCAAGCGTTTCATTCCCAATTCGCAGATCAAGGTCGAACTGATCAACGACAACGTCGTCCTGACCGGCACGGTCGATACGCCGCTTGACTCCAAGCGTGCGGTAGACCTGGCAACGATCTTTGTCACAGGCGGTGAAGCGACTACGGGCCAATACTCGCAGACCGCGTCCGGTGGTTCGCAGAATGGTGGCGTCGATATCAACAATCCCGACCAGGTCCGCCAGAAGAGCAAGATCGTCAACCTCCTGCAGATCATCGGCGAGGACCAGGTGATGCTCAAGGTCACCGTGGCTGAAGTCAGCCGCACGGTGATGAAGCAGCTTGGTGTCAACATGATTGGTTCGGGTGAAGCGAACGGCATCAGCTGGGGCGCGATCAGCGACAGCATCCCTGGCCTCGGCAAGCCGCTGGGTGCTTCGCAGATATCGCTCGGTACGTCCCTGCTGGACGCCTATGTCAACGCAATGGAACAGGCCGGCGTGATGAAGACGCTGGCCGAGCCGACGCTGACGGCAATCTCGGGTGAAAAGGCAACGTTCAAGGTGGGCGGCGAGTACAATATCGTCACCAATCAGAAGGACGGCAATACCTATGAGATTGAGAAGATCGACTACGGCATCGGGTTGGAGTTCCAGCCGGTCGTGCTGTCGCCGGGGCGTATCAGCCTGAAGATCCGTACGTCTGTTTCAGAGCCGACCACGGAAGGTTCGGTCAGTCTTTCCGGCGGCTTCAGGCGGGGTGACGCCTTCAACAAGCCGGGCATGACTGCACTGTCCATCCGCAAGCGACTGGCCGATACCACCGTTGAACTTCCATCCGGCGGTTCGATGATGATCGCCGGCCTGGTGCGTGATGACATGCGCCAGGCCATCAACGGCCTGCCGGGGCTGTCCAAGATTCCCGTGCTCGGCACTCTGTTCCGCAGCCGCGACTTCGTTCGCAATGAATCCGAACTGGTGATCATTGTGACGCCCTATCTGGCCCGCCCGGTGGCGCGCAACGAACTGGCCAGGCCAGACGACAATTTCAACGCCGCCAGCGACGGCGCCGGCATGTTCCTTGGCCGCGTCAATCGTGTCTACGGCACGATGAAGACGGACAAGCCCATGGGCCGCTATCACGGCGTCGTCGGCTTCATCTACAAATGATCGGGGATCGGGGCATGTCTCAGGCAACAATCAACGCCGCGCAGAAGACCGCCCGCAAGGGATCGGAAATGTCGCGCATCGTCCGCCCGCTTCTTGCGGCCGCCGCGGTTGCGCTCCTCGCCGGCTGCGCCACCAATCGCGACAGCGTCGTGGTCGGTTCCATTCCGGATGACTACCGCACCAACCATCCGATCGTCATCGCCGAAAAGAACCAGACGATCGACATTCCGGTCGGCAACACAGACCGCGGCATTTCCAGGGGGCAGGCGGAGACCTTCGTCGGCTATCTCAGCGAATATGACCGTCGCACCTCGCCTGCTCTGACCATCATGGCGCCAACAGGCGCTTCCAACGATATGGCCGCCACGACGGTCTCGCGCGAACTGATGCGCATAGCTGCCAAGAACGGCGTGCCGTCGAACCGTATTTCCATCGTCCGTTACCAGGCGGCCTATGCGGACGCGGCGTCGCCGATCCGCGTGACCTATACCGCCATGCGCGCCCAGACAGATCGCTGCGGCAGCTGGCCCGAGGACGTTTTGAACACGGCCGAGAACAAGCACTACGCCAATTTCGGTTGCTCGTATCAGAACAACCTTGCCGCTCAGCTCGCAAATCCGGCCGACCTGCTGGGGCCGCGCAAGCAGACAGCGATCGACGCCGAAAACCGTGGCGTGGTGATCGATGTCTATCGCAAGCGCGCGATCACAGGCGAATTCATCGACGCGTCGGAAGTGACTTATTGATCGTGCCAGTTACGGGAAGAACGGGAAAATGAGCAACCTGGCCTACGATTCCCAGTCCGAGAATGCGGAGCTGTCGCAGCAGGATATGGCTGTGATGCAGGCGCTTCGGCCTGTGCCGCGTATTTCGATCCAGGCATTCTGCGAAACCGAAAGCGTTTCCGGGCCCATAGAAAGAGCTGGCGAAGACCGGCGCATGGCCAAGGCCCATCTGCAGGTGCACATGGGCGGCATCGAGACGGCTATCGACGTCTATCGCAGCTCGCCGACGCCGAACCTGATCATTCTCGAATCGCGCCGTGAGCCCAAGGGCCTGCTCGACGCGCTGTATCAGTTCTCCGAGTTCTGCGACCCGACCACCAAGGTCGTCGTGATCGGTCATTACAACGACGTGGCGCTGTATCGCGAGTTGATCCGCTCGGGCGTGTCCGAATATGTCGTGGCGCCGATGTCGACCGCCGACATTGTCAGCGTCATCTCCTCCATCTTCGTCGACCCCGAAGCCGAGCCGATCGGCCGCTCGATCGCTTTCGTCGGCGCCAAGGGCGGTGTCGGTTCCTCGACCATTGCCCACAATGTCGCCTGGGCGATGTCGAGCCTGTTCAAGTCGGAAGTCGTCGTCGCCGATCTGGACCTGGCCTTCGGCACTGCCAACATCAACTTCGACCAGGATCCCGCGCAGGGTATCGCCGAGGCCGTGTTCGCGCCCGAGCGCGTGGACGAAGTCTATCTCGACCGCCTGCTGGCGCAGTGCGCGGAGCACCTGTCTTTGCTTGCGGCCCCGTCGACGCTCGAGCGGGTCTACGATTTCGATCCCGAGGCCTTCTCGCCGATCATCGATGTCGCCCAGCGCACGACGCCGCTGCTGGTGCTCGATGTTCCCCATATCTGGAGCGGGTGGAGCAAGACCACGCTCGTCAGGGCCGACGAGGTGGTGATCACCGCGACGCCGGAGCTGACCAACCTGCGCAACACCAAGAACCTTGTCGACATGCTCAAGCGCCTGCGGCCGAACGATCCACCGCCGCGCCTCATCCTCAACCAGGCCGGCATGCCCAAGCGCCCGGAGATATCGGCAGCCGATTTTGCCGAACCGCTCGGCATCGTTCCGATGTCGGTGATCCCCTTTGACCCGCTGCTGTTCGGCAATGCTGCCAACAATGGCCGCATGATCGGCGAAATGGATGCCAAGAGCCCGGTCACGCAGATGATCAACGAGATCGCACATGTGCTGACCGGACGTTCGGAAGCAAAGGTCAAGAAGCAGACCGGATTGGGTGGAGTTCTCGCTCGGCTCAAGTCCCGGAAGAAGTGATGCCGTCAGGCGGAGGTAGCAGGCGATCATGTTTGGCAAGAGAGGAAATGACGACGGCGGCCGTTCGGCACCGAGTTTCCGTCCGCTTGCGACGCAGCCGTCGCCCGCCGCACCACCCGCCGACACCCTGGCAGCGCCGCGCCCGGCTGCACCTGCGCCGGCAGCGCCCGTCGCCGCTCCACGTCGCATGGTCGAGTCCACGCCGGCTTTCGCACACGAGCCACGCAAGCCTCAGCGCGAGCGCAGCGACAATTATTACGATACCAAGAGCCAGGTTTTCTCGGCGCTGATCGACACCATCGATCTGTCGCAACTCGCCAAACTTGATCCCGACAGTGCGCGTGAAGAAATCCGTGACATCGTCAACGACATCATCGCCATCAAGAACTTCGCGATGTCGATCGCCGAGCAGGAGGAGCTGCTCGAGGACATCTGCAACGACGTGCTGGGTTACGGTCCGCTCGAGCCGCTGCTGGCGCGCGACGAGATCGCCGACATCATGGTGAACGGCGCCAAGAACGTCTATATCGAAGTCAACGGCAAGGTCGAGCAGACCAACATCCGCTTCCGCGACAATCAGCAGTTGCTCAACATCTGCCAGCGCATCGTCAGCCAGGTCGGCCGTCGCGTCGATGAATCCTCGCCGATCTGCGATGCGCGCCTGCCTGACGGCTCCCGCGTCAATGTCATCGCTCCGCCGCTGTCGATCGACGGTACGGCGCTCACCATCCGCAAGTTCAAGAAGGACAAGCTGACACTCGACCAGTTGGTCAAGTTCGGCGCCATCTCGCCGCAGGGGGCGGAGGTGCTGAAGATCATTGGACGCGTCCGCTGCAACATCGTCATTTCAGGCGGTACCGGTTCGGGCAAGACGACGCTGCTCAACTGCCTGACCAACTATATCGATCGCGAAGAGCGCATCATCACCTGCGAGGACTCGGCCGAACTGCAGCTGCAGCAGCCGCATGTCGTGCGTCTTGAAACGCGTCCGCCCAACCTTGAAGGCGAGGGCGAGGTGACAATGCGCGACCTCGTCAAGAACTGCCTGCGCATGCGTCCCGAACGCATCATCGTCGGCGAGGTGCGCGGACCTGAGGTCTTCGATCTGCTGCAAGCGATGAATACCGGCCACGACGGCTCGATGGGCACGATCCACTCCAACAGCCCGCGTGAATGCCTGAACCGCATCGAATCGATGATCGCCATGGGCGGCTTTTCGCTGCCGCAGAAGACCGTGCGCGAGATCATCGTCGGCTCCGTCGACGTGATCATCCAGGCTGCCCGCCTCCGGGACGGCTCGCGCCGTATCACCCACATCACCGAGGTGATCGGTATGGAAGGTGATGTCATCATCACCCAGGATCTCGTCCTCTACAACATCAAGGGCGAGGACCAGAGCGGTCGCCTGTTGGGGCACCACGTCTCCACCGGCATCGGCCGCCCGCATTTCTGGGAGCGTGCTCGCTACTATGGCGAGGAATCGCGGTTGGCGACGGCGTTGGAAGCCATGGAGAAAGGAGCTGCCTGACATGCGGGAGTCCGATCTCAGGCACGCGGGGAGCTAGTCCATCATGTTCGGGCTCGACCCCACGATGCTGCTTTTCATCGTCCTCGCCGGCCTGAGCGCCGGGCTGGTCGCCTATGCGTTCCTGTACAGGCGCATTGAGAGCGAGAGCAACACCGAGCGCCGGCTGTCGACCATTCGCCAGGCCGAGACCGACCGTTCGGTGGTCAGGGCCTCGCGTGATCGCACCGCCGAAATAGCCAAGCGCCGCAAGTCCGTCCAGGACTCCCTCAAGGAGCTTGAGGAGAAGCAGAAGGCCAAGGATCGCAACATCAGGAAGCCTCCGATTAAGGTGCAGATCCGCCAGGCCGGCCTTCAGGTGACCATGGAGCGTTTCTACATCTACTCGGCTGTGGCAGGCGTTGCTGTAACTGCCCTGCTGTTTATCCTCGGTGCGCCGTTGATCCTGCTGCCGGGCGGCCTGCTTGTCGGTGCGGTCGGCCTGCCGCGCTGGTTTGTCGCCTTCCATCGCAATCGTCGGGTCAAACAGTTCCTCGAAGAGTTTCCCAATGCCCTCGACATCATCGTGCGCGCGGTGAAGTCCGGCCTTCCGCTGAATGACGGTATCCGCCTGATCGCGTCGGAATCGCCGGAGCCAGTGCGCGGAGAATTCCGGCGCATGGTCGAGGCTCAGCAAGTGGGCGTTTCGATCCCGGATGCCGCTTTGCGCATGACAGAGACCATGCCGTGCCCCGAAGCGGGTTTCTTCGGCATCGTCATCCAGATCCAGGCCCAGGCCGGTGGCAATCTCTCCGAGGCGCTGGGCAACTTGTCGCGCGTGTTGCGTGATCGCAAGAAGATGAAGGCCAAGGTCCAGGCGCTTTCGATGGAAGCGAAGGCCTCAGCTGCGATCATCGGCGCCTTGCCGATCATCGTCGCGACCCTCGTCTATCTGTCGAGCCCCAACTACATCATGCCCCTGTTCGTCACGAGCACGGGCCATCTTATCCTGGGCATCTCCGGCATCTGGATGTCGATCGGCATCTTTGTCATGCGCAAGATGATGAATTTCGAGGTCTAGCGGGAATGACCGATCAAGTCGTCAAGGCGCTCACCGATCCGTCATTCCTGATCGCATTGCTGGTCGGCATCGCCGTGTTCGCAACCGTTTTC
This genomic window contains:
- a CDS encoding pilus assembly protein N-terminal domain-containing protein; this translates as MARSRTLIWAFVVIASASAAIPALAGAGIEVTMNQAKIVRLARPADTIVVGNSAIADASVQDASTIVLTGKGFGVTNLVVLDAEGTPIVDEQVTVSRHAASSVRIYRRSEVQTLSCTPYCEGAFKSDAERMSESEMSGQ
- the cpaB gene encoding Flp pilus assembly protein CpaB, with translation MAASRLMILGVAVAAAGGAGYVAKNMSAPPPPEAAVESSVQQQPQIALTDVLVLTGDVPMGGVIESNIAWQPWPSDAVNPAFITRSTDPDAVEKLKSSVARLTMYSGEPLRKSKLVGEGQSFMSSVLPAGMRAVATTISADTSAGGFILPNDYVDVIMTRRNDASKSGAGFTTETILQNIRVLAIDQTIQEDEEGKKVKVGQTATLELTAQQAEIITVAQQMADRLTLALRSVADAQQKDLTEADYLVSSSGRRGTVRLIKSGEISESGVQK
- a CDS encoding TadE/TadG family type IV pilus assembly protein; translated protein: MTTDPNLEPGEIQTMKRRAFLAGIEAIGGSVTAWFRHAGKLASDRRGVAAIEFAFVAPIMLCLYFVTMEVSQAIEINKKVSRVGSMVADLVTQQQDISVSEVNGVLKIGESILQPYNRSSGKITITAIEMSTDATPTVKVAWSRKLVDGVTSTALPKGTPTTVPPALLTPGGFLIRVDSDLDYKPVIAWAAEDKPVLGLAAAFDTIPMTETYYLRPRQSATVPCADC
- a CDS encoding TadE/TadG family type IV pilus assembly protein; the protein is MNGTATSMNQHEKTERRGFFARFLRDRNGSVAVEFVMLAIPFSMLVFAILESCIAFAGQQVLSNAVDEVARELRTGQVSRNDVNEIVIKQKICGRLEVLVAKGCPGLLVDLRSYATFADAAKERIKLTSDRDIDTTGFGVAPGPALSKNMLRVFYKWPVITDFMRASMSNLKDNYTLQFATATWQNEPFNDN
- a CDS encoding CpaD family pilus assembly lipoprotein, with amino-acid sequence MSQATINAAQKTARKGSEMSRIVRPLLAAAAVALLAGCATNRDSVVVGSIPDDYRTNHPIVIAEKNQTIDIPVGNTDRGISRGQAETFVGYLSEYDRRTSPALTIMAPTGASNDMAATTVSRELMRIAAKNGVPSNRISIVRYQAAYADAASPIRVTYTAMRAQTDRCGSWPEDVLNTAENKHYANFGCSYQNNLAAQLANPADLLGPRKQTAIDAENRGVVIDVYRKRAITGEFIDASEVTY
- a CDS encoding CpaE family protein, with amino-acid sequence MSNLAYDSQSENAELSQQDMAVMQALRPVPRISIQAFCETESVSGPIERAGEDRRMAKAHLQVHMGGIETAIDVYRSSPTPNLIILESRREPKGLLDALYQFSEFCDPTTKVVVIGHYNDVALYRELIRSGVSEYVVAPMSTADIVSVISSIFVDPEAEPIGRSIAFVGAKGGVGSSTIAHNVAWAMSSLFKSEVVVADLDLAFGTANINFDQDPAQGIAEAVFAPERVDEVYLDRLLAQCAEHLSLLAAPSTLERVYDFDPEAFSPIIDVAQRTTPLLVLDVPHIWSGWSKTTLVRADEVVITATPELTNLRNTKNLVDMLKRLRPNDPPPRLILNQAGMPKRPEISAADFAEPLGIVPMSVIPFDPLLFGNAANNGRMIGEMDAKSPVTQMINEIAHVLTGRSEAKVKKQTGLGGVLARLKSRKK
- a CDS encoding CpaF family protein; amino-acid sequence: MFGKRGNDDGGRSAPSFRPLATQPSPAAPPADTLAAPRPAAPAPAAPVAAPRRMVESTPAFAHEPRKPQRERSDNYYDTKSQVFSALIDTIDLSQLAKLDPDSAREEIRDIVNDIIAIKNFAMSIAEQEELLEDICNDVLGYGPLEPLLARDEIADIMVNGAKNVYIEVNGKVEQTNIRFRDNQQLLNICQRIVSQVGRRVDESSPICDARLPDGSRVNVIAPPLSIDGTALTIRKFKKDKLTLDQLVKFGAISPQGAEVLKIIGRVRCNIVISGGTGSGKTTLLNCLTNYIDREERIITCEDSAELQLQQPHVVRLETRPPNLEGEGEVTMRDLVKNCLRMRPERIIVGEVRGPEVFDLLQAMNTGHDGSMGTIHSNSPRECLNRIESMIAMGGFSLPQKTVREIIVGSVDVIIQAARLRDGSRRITHITEVIGMEGDVIITQDLVLYNIKGEDQSGRLLGHHVSTGIGRPHFWERARYYGEESRLATALEAMEKGAA
- a CDS encoding type II secretion system F family protein, whose amino-acid sequence is MFGLDPTMLLFIVLAGLSAGLVAYAFLYRRIESESNTERRLSTIRQAETDRSVVRASRDRTAEIAKRRKSVQDSLKELEEKQKAKDRNIRKPPIKVQIRQAGLQVTMERFYIYSAVAGVAVTALLFILGAPLILLPGGLLVGAVGLPRWFVAFHRNRRVKQFLEEFPNALDIIVRAVKSGLPLNDGIRLIASESPEPVRGEFRRMVEAQQVGVSIPDAALRMTETMPCPEAGFFGIVIQIQAQAGGNLSEALGNLSRVLRDRKKMKAKVQALSMEAKASAAIIGALPIIVATLVYLSSPNYIMPLFVTSTGHLILGISGIWMSIGIFVMRKMMNFEV
- a CDS encoding phosphopentomutase → MARAFLFVLDSFGIGGAADAELFGDTGSNTFRHIASACAEGRGEREGLRSGPLHIPNMTALGLGEASRIATGFRFGGDTGLAPGAVFGAAQEISSGKDTPSGHWEMAGVPVTFDWGYFPQEVPAFPASLTDAIIREGEVPGILGDCHASGIEIIERFGEEHVRTGKPICYTSVDSVLQIAAHETHFGLERLYELCKVVRRLVDPLNIGRVIARPFIGESRETFERTPNRRDYATPPPEPTLLDRLTERGSKMIAIGKIGDIFAHRGISEVRKGVGNMAMFDKALGAMDDAGDGDLVFANFVDFDTEFGHRRDVPGYAAALEAFDRRIPEALAKLRPGDLIIFTADHGNDPTWRGTDHTRERIPVIGLAPGLAGGDVGLRLSFADIGATVAEHLGLPAGRHGTSFLKSIDAHA
- a CDS encoding Flp family type IVb pilin; the protein is MSKLIARFVKDESGATAIEYGLIAALIAVAIIAGAGFVGTSLNTKFTTISSKIDAAGTTTP
- a CDS encoding prepilin peptidase, which codes for MLEALILVVFPFCMVYSALSDIMSMTIANRVSLLLLGVFLVVAPLTGMGWVEVGMHFAAGGLLLLVTFSLFALGGMGGGDAKLIAATGVWMGFGIPLMQYLLTAAVLGGFLTLAILAYRSSMLSAVTSQRVVFRNLSKDAGGVPYGIALGIAGLLTYPSSPLMVWAIERLSAQ
- a CDS encoding type II and III secretion system protein family protein, with the protein product MIATLAAEPAAFAPATAEAASRAQVGSNTASQRVKLGLNKSVVIDLPSDAYDILVANPTVADAVTRTARRIYLFGKAVGQTNIFVFGPNGEQIVSLDLAVERDVAGLEDYIKRFIPNSQIKVELINDNVVLTGTVDTPLDSKRAVDLATIFVTGGEATTGQYSQTASGGSQNGGVDINNPDQVRQKSKIVNLLQIIGEDQVMLKVTVAEVSRTVMKQLGVNMIGSGEANGISWGAISDSIPGLGKPLGASQISLGTSLLDAYVNAMEQAGVMKTLAEPTLTAISGEKATFKVGGEYNIVTNQKDGNTYEIEKIDYGIGLEFQPVVLSPGRISLKIRTSVSEPTTEGSVSLSGGFRRGDAFNKPGMTALSIRKRLADTTVELPSGGSMMIAGLVRDDMRQAINGLPGLSKIPVLGTLFRSRDFVRNESELVIIVTPYLARPVARNELARPDDNFNAASDGAGMFLGRVNRVYGTMKTDKPMGRYHGVVGFIYK